The Leclercia adecarboxylata genome has a segment encoding these proteins:
- a CDS encoding H-NS family nucleoid-associated regulatory protein, which yields MSEALKSLNNIRTLRAQGRELPLEVLEEILEKLNVIVDERRQEESSKAAELQARQEKLDALRKLMEEDGINPEELLGSFQAKSTAPKKSREPRPAKYSFTDENGETKTWTGQGRTPKALAEQIAAGKSLDDFLI from the coding sequence ATGTCTGAAGCACTCAAATCGTTAAACAATATTCGTACTCTTCGCGCCCAGGGCCGCGAGCTGCCTTTAGAAGTACTTGAGGAAATCCTCGAAAAGCTTAATGTCATTGTTGATGAGCGTCGTCAGGAAGAATCATCCAAAGCTGCCGAACTGCAAGCTCGTCAGGAGAAACTTGACGCCCTGCGTAAGTTAATGGAAGAAGATGGTATCAACCCGGAAGAGCTGCTGGGCTCATTCCAGGCCAAATCTACGGCTCCCAAGAAAAGCCGTGAGCCACGCCCGGCCAAATACTCATTTACTGATGAAAATGGCGAAACAAAAACATGGACTGGACAGGGCCGTACCCCCAAAGCTCTGGCAGAACAAATTGCAGCCGGTAAAAGTCTTGATGATTTCCTGATCTAA